A genomic stretch from Shewanella woodyi ATCC 51908 includes:
- a CDS encoding molybdopterin oxidoreductase family protein produces MLFGRKNRKPIVIPSKQVAKWKYTTCNYCSTGCSIEIGLNEHNKIVTTRGHAGADVNRGKLCIKGILEHELFESPGRGSAPLVRNQHFEEFEESSWDHALDTTASKIKQIQAEYGRDAFAIVSSGQLLTEEFYTLGKLARGVIGTNNYDGNTTLCMASAVSGYKRSFGADGPPGCYEDFEHTHCLMAFGSNLPEQHPIIYWRLKEALEKRHFPLIVVDPRVTMLAQFADIHLPITPGTDCVLINAMLHVIIKEGLQDQTYIDAHTQGFEAVKALVGAYSPEIAQHICGIDEDTIRNVARLYANAPAAMSIWTMGINQSTHGSDGVANINNLNMLTGNIGKPGGTSLSITGQCNAMGTREWSSCSGLPGYRYLENRADRDEIAAFWGIDPDFFPEKRGLAETDIFPAIETGEIKGLWIVATNPMTSMPNTPRIRKALEKLDFLVVQDVYQDVETNQYSHVYLPASVWAEKEGTHTNTERRVNLISNVLPPYKNSKPDFWIFNQLAKRFENGQMIHFPETPEGAFEEMKYLSKGKLPHGAPRNLDISGMSYAKIAAAKGIQWPFRETDEGLKGGARLYSDGVFATQTGKANLIPVDFYNNNEQPCDEYPFWLNSGRVVEHFHTRTRTGKIGNCNKFSPTAYMEMNPDAANALGVKHQSYVRLTSRRGDAVVMVQLTQRVPRNMVFIPFHYHDCVNRLTLGLLDPYSRQPAFKQCATRIEAIDQVEAARINAERRAF; encoded by the coding sequence ATGTTGTTTGGTCGAAAAAATAGAAAGCCCATTGTGATCCCAAGTAAGCAAGTTGCGAAGTGGAAATACACTACGTGTAATTATTGCTCTACAGGCTGCTCTATTGAGATAGGCTTGAATGAGCATAATAAGATAGTGACAACTCGTGGTCATGCAGGGGCCGATGTTAATCGAGGTAAGCTATGTATTAAGGGGATCCTTGAACATGAGCTATTTGAAAGTCCGGGCCGAGGCAGTGCACCGCTTGTTCGTAATCAACATTTCGAGGAGTTCGAGGAAAGTTCTTGGGATCATGCCTTAGATACGACTGCGAGCAAGATAAAGCAGATCCAAGCCGAGTATGGACGTGATGCATTTGCCATTGTCTCTTCGGGTCAGCTATTAACTGAAGAGTTCTACACCTTAGGCAAGCTTGCTCGTGGCGTGATTGGCACCAATAATTATGATGGCAACACGACTTTGTGTATGGCATCGGCGGTGAGTGGTTATAAGCGCTCCTTTGGCGCCGACGGGCCACCGGGTTGCTATGAAGATTTCGAACACACTCACTGTTTAATGGCCTTTGGCTCTAACCTTCCTGAGCAGCACCCCATCATCTATTGGCGTCTAAAAGAGGCGTTAGAGAAGCGTCACTTCCCGCTCATTGTTGTCGACCCTAGAGTGACTATGCTGGCGCAGTTTGCTGATATTCACCTGCCTATTACGCCGGGAACCGATTGTGTACTGATTAATGCCATGCTGCATGTGATCATCAAAGAGGGTTTGCAAGATCAAACCTATATTGATGCCCATACTCAAGGCTTTGAAGCAGTCAAAGCGCTTGTTGGTGCATATAGCCCAGAAATTGCTCAGCATATCTGCGGCATCGATGAAGACACCATACGCAATGTGGCGAGGCTGTACGCTAATGCGCCGGCTGCGATGAGTATCTGGACCATGGGGATCAATCAATCAACCCATGGCTCCGACGGTGTCGCGAACATCAATAACCTCAATATGCTCACCGGTAACATAGGCAAGCCAGGCGGCACTAGTTTATCGATAACCGGTCAGTGTAACGCCATGGGTACCCGAGAGTGGTCATCATGTTCTGGGCTACCCGGTTACCGTTATTTGGAAAATAGGGCTGACCGAGATGAGATCGCGGCGTTTTGGGGGATTGATCCAGACTTTTTTCCAGAAAAGCGTGGTTTGGCCGAGACCGATATTTTTCCCGCAATAGAAACTGGCGAGATTAAAGGCTTGTGGATTGTGGCCACGAATCCGATGACCTCAATGCCAAATACACCACGAATACGTAAGGCGTTAGAGAAGTTAGATTTTTTGGTGGTTCAAGATGTATATCAGGATGTTGAAACCAATCAATATTCCCATGTGTATCTTCCTGCGTCTGTGTGGGCAGAGAAAGAGGGCACCCATACCAATACCGAGCGCAGAGTCAATCTCATTAGCAATGTGTTACCTCCCTATAAAAACTCTAAACCGGATTTTTGGATCTTTAATCAACTGGCGAAACGCTTTGAGAATGGTCAGATGATCCATTTTCCTGAGACGCCAGAGGGGGCATTTGAGGAGATGAAATACCTGTCTAAAGGTAAGTTGCCACACGGCGCACCGCGTAACCTAGATATTTCGGGGATGAGCTATGCAAAAATTGCCGCCGCTAAAGGGATACAGTGGCCATTTCGAGAAACGGATGAGGGGTTAAAGGGGGGAGCTAGGCTCTATAGCGATGGCGTATTTGCCACGCAAACGGGCAAGGCGAACCTTATTCCTGTGGATTTTTACAATAATAATGAGCAGCCCTGTGATGAGTATCCTTTTTGGCTTAATAGTGGCCGTGTGGTTGAGCATTTTCATACCCGTACCCGTACAGGAAAGATAGGTAACTGTAATAAGTTCAGCCCAACCGCCTATATGGAGATGAATCCAGATGCGGCGAATGCATTAGGGGTTAAACATCAAAGCTATGTGCGTTTAACCAGCCGTCGAGGCGATGCGGTTGTGATGGTGCAGCTAACACAGAGAGTGCCGCGTAATATGGTCTTTATCCCTTTTCATTATCACGATTGCGTAAACAGGCTGACACTCGGCTTACTCGATCCCTACTCCCGTCAGCCAGCCTTTAAACAGTGTGCAACCCGAATTGAGGCGATTGATCAAGTTGAAGCCGCCCGTATCAATGCCGAGCGACGTGCATTTTGA